From a single Stackebrandtia endophytica genomic region:
- a CDS encoding phosphotransferase enzyme family protein, which produces MATTQLPTPAMVLPHWRLGTVQSVRRVPTGLMNRSWRVKTDVGDFMLKLFLDVRGPQLAFQFSVLRALAANRVPVVLPVTSVHYTDTVIVDGQEFGVFPWLNGRHRSGLALRMERVRELGRVLGNIHLTLRSAAPTPNQPFHQPSIAPDSALRRVDRLLDLVDSRHGGGSFDALAERTLRMKRGMLAKLAYRRPPDIPVIMSGYLHGDLHPHNVLLDHDDRVQAVLDWDRMRVGPFSKELARAAAFFFTYGDDRGVDLNRAAEFVHGYRDVLDLGSNEIAIALHRLWWERLADNWVIEWHYLRRNQACDHLLPGQTALVKWWTNNFDEVMRRLAY; this is translated from the coding sequence GTGGCGACAACTCAATTGCCGACACCGGCGATGGTGCTTCCGCACTGGCGACTGGGCACGGTCCAGTCGGTTCGCCGCGTCCCGACCGGCCTGATGAATCGCAGTTGGCGGGTCAAGACCGACGTCGGCGACTTCATGCTCAAGCTGTTCCTCGACGTTCGCGGGCCGCAATTGGCATTCCAGTTCTCGGTACTGCGTGCCCTGGCCGCCAACCGGGTCCCGGTCGTGCTGCCGGTGACCAGCGTCCACTACACCGACACGGTCATCGTCGACGGCCAGGAGTTCGGGGTGTTCCCCTGGTTGAACGGGCGACATCGTTCCGGGTTGGCGCTTCGCATGGAGCGGGTTCGCGAACTGGGCCGGGTCTTGGGCAACATTCATCTGACCCTGCGGTCGGCCGCCCCGACACCGAATCAGCCGTTTCATCAACCCTCGATCGCACCCGACAGCGCATTGCGCCGGGTCGACCGCCTGCTGGATCTGGTGGACTCACGTCACGGCGGTGGCTCGTTCGACGCGTTGGCGGAACGAACGCTGCGGATGAAGCGGGGCATGCTCGCCAAACTCGCCTACCGGCGACCGCCCGACATCCCGGTCATCATGTCCGGCTATCTCCACGGCGACCTGCACCCGCACAACGTCCTGCTGGACCACGACGACCGGGTGCAGGCGGTGTTGGACTGGGACCGCATGCGGGTGGGACCGTTCAGCAAGGAACTGGCCCGGGCGGCGGCATTCTTCTTCACCTACGGCGACGACCGTGGAGTCGATCTGAACCGGGCCGCCGAGTTCGTGCACGGATACCGCGACGTCCTCGACCTGGGGAGCAACGAGATCGCGATAGCGCTGCACCGGTTGTGGTGGGAACGGCTGGCCGACAACTGGGTCATCGAATGGCATTACCTGCGCCGCAACCAGGCCTGCGACCATCTGCTGCCCGGCCAGACGGCGTTGGTGAAGTGGTGGACCAACAACTTCGACGAGGTCATGCGCCGTCTGGCGTATTGA
- a CDS encoding bile acid:sodium symporter family protein, producing MDSVLTTVFLPVALGVVMLGLGLGLTTADFRRILVYPKAVIVALICQLFLLPALCFGLVLAFDLSPALAIGMMLLAASPGGTTANLYSHLFGGNVALNISLTAVNSVLAVVTLPVVVNLSLGYFDSSGGSVGLQFDKVLQVFAIVLLPVVLGMMVRRWRPGFADRMDRPVRALSVVVLVAVIAGTVISERENIVDYFLAVGAVVVVFNVLSLAVGYLVPRLAKVQRAEAGAAAFEIGIHNATLAITVAVSPSLLGNAEMAVPAAVYGLVMFATATGFGYLLRHLGRERDAVEAESR from the coding sequence ATGGATTCGGTGTTGACGACCGTGTTCCTGCCCGTGGCGCTGGGTGTGGTCATGCTCGGACTGGGCCTGGGTTTGACCACGGCGGACTTCCGCCGGATCCTGGTGTATCCCAAAGCGGTCATCGTGGCACTGATCTGTCAGCTGTTCCTGTTGCCCGCCTTGTGTTTCGGATTGGTTCTGGCCTTCGACCTGTCACCGGCGCTCGCCATCGGAATGATGTTGTTGGCGGCCTCGCCCGGCGGGACGACCGCCAACCTCTACAGCCACCTGTTCGGTGGCAACGTCGCGCTCAACATCTCGTTGACCGCGGTGAACTCGGTGTTGGCGGTGGTGACACTTCCCGTGGTCGTCAACCTGTCGCTGGGGTACTTCGACTCCAGTGGTGGCAGCGTCGGTCTTCAGTTCGACAAGGTCCTGCAGGTGTTCGCGATCGTCCTGCTGCCGGTGGTGCTGGGAATGATGGTGCGGCGCTGGCGTCCGGGTTTCGCCGACCGGATGGACCGGCCGGTGCGGGCCCTGTCGGTGGTGGTGCTGGTGGCCGTCATCGCCGGGACGGTGATCAGCGAGCGGGAGAACATCGTCGACTACTTCCTGGCCGTCGGTGCGGTCGTCGTGGTCTTCAACGTGTTGAGCCTCGCGGTGGGCTATCTGGTTCCCCGGTTGGCGAAGGTGCAGCGGGCCGAGGCCGGGGCGGCCGCCTTCGAGATCGGTATCCACAACGCCACCCTGGCCATCACGGTCGCGGTCAGTCCCAGCCTGCTCGGTAATGCCGAGATGGCGGTCCCGGCGGCGGTGTACGGACTCGTCATGTTCGCCACCGCCACCGGTTTCGGTTATCTGCTTCGTCATCTGGGGCGGGAACGGGACGCCGTCGAGGCCGAGTCACGCTGA
- the dnaE gene encoding DNA polymerase III subunit alpha: MSDSFVHLHVHTEYSMLDGAAQLKPLFAEAERLQQPAIAMTDHGNMYGAYSFYQQAKGTGVKPILGIEAYLAPHDRFHKKPVYWGEPHQRGDDLSGNGAYTHMTMVAKNATGLRNLFTLSSQASVQGYYYKPRMDRGLIAEHAEGIVATTGCPGGEVQTRLRLGQFDEAIKAASDYRDIFGAENYFLEMMEHDNSVEKRVREDLAEVARKLNLPPLVTNDSHYVTADQRDAHAALLCVQSGKTLDDPNRFKFEGEGYFLRSADQMRELRRDELWQEGCRNTLLVAEMVESYDAAFSHQDRMPVFDVPEGHTAETWLKAEVYAGMERLFPEGIPDSYRDRADYELGVIASQGYPGYFLVTADICNHAREIGIRVGPGRGSAVGSLVSYATGITTVDPLEHGLLFERFLNPERVSMPDIDLDFDDRRRGEMITYVADKYGSDKIAQVVTFGTIKAKAALKDAARILHGSEGFSIADKISKAMPPPVLGKDIPLAGIVDPTHDRYTEAVEVRTLLESDPPSKKIFETAQGLEGLIRQPGVHACAVIMSSQPVQEVIPIWARPQDGAIITGFDYPSCEDIGLLKMDFLGLRNLTVIGDAIDLIKSNRNVHVDLDNLSTDDKASYELLSRGDTLGVFQLDGTAMRELLRRMQPNNFNDIAAVLALYRPGPMGVNAHNDYADRKNARQDIKPIHPELAEPLREILAETYGLIVYQEQIMKIAQKVASFTPGQADVLRKAMGKKKKEVLEEQFALFEAGMKNNGFSGDAIKTLWDTILPFAGYAFNKSHAVAYGMIAYWTAYLKSNYPAEYMAGLLTSVGDSKDKMAVYLAECRKLGIRVLSPDVNDSLGSFAAVGEDIRFGLGAIRNVGGNVVASIVSRRADKGKYTDFQDFLSKVDAVACNKRSIESLIKAGAFDGLGHPRRGLASIHEQAIDAIMSVKKEEAKGQFDLFGGLLEADASTTLGVDLTVPDDEWESRELLAFERDMLGLYVSSHPLEGYERLLASHADKPVAALFGDEVADQAQVQVAGILTSVEKRVTKKGKLWGKATLEDLAGAIEVCFFPQTFEAFGDQLVPDLVCCIKAKLDKKEGSPQLIAMDLKPLDISNATKGAPAPISLAVQLAKVNADLVEQLKEVLSVHPGDAQVRVKLTSPTETVTLQVGDNWRVNPNTSLFADLKVLLGADCLQ; this comes from the coding sequence TTGTCCGACAGTTTCGTTCATCTCCACGTACACACCGAGTACTCGATGTTGGACGGTGCCGCGCAGCTCAAACCGCTGTTCGCCGAGGCGGAACGGTTGCAGCAGCCCGCCATCGCGATGACCGACCACGGCAACATGTACGGGGCGTACAGCTTCTATCAGCAGGCTAAGGGCACCGGGGTGAAACCGATCCTCGGTATCGAGGCGTACCTGGCGCCGCACGACCGGTTCCACAAGAAACCGGTCTACTGGGGTGAACCACACCAACGCGGTGACGACCTGTCCGGTAACGGCGCCTACACCCACATGACCATGGTGGCCAAGAACGCCACCGGGCTGCGAAACCTGTTCACACTGTCCAGCCAGGCCAGTGTTCAGGGCTACTACTACAAGCCCCGCATGGACCGGGGTCTGATCGCCGAGCACGCCGAGGGCATCGTCGCGACGACCGGCTGCCCCGGTGGTGAGGTGCAGACCCGGCTGCGGTTGGGACAGTTCGACGAGGCGATCAAGGCCGCCTCCGACTACCGCGACATCTTCGGCGCCGAGAACTACTTCCTGGAGATGATGGAGCACGACAACTCCGTCGAGAAGCGGGTCCGTGAGGATCTCGCCGAGGTCGCCAGGAAACTGAACCTGCCGCCGCTGGTCACCAACGACTCCCACTACGTCACCGCCGATCAGCGTGACGCCCACGCCGCCCTGTTGTGCGTGCAGTCGGGCAAGACTCTCGACGACCCGAACCGGTTCAAGTTCGAGGGTGAGGGGTACTTCCTGCGCTCGGCCGACCAGATGCGGGAACTGCGCCGCGATGAACTGTGGCAGGAGGGCTGCCGCAACACGCTGCTGGTGGCCGAGATGGTCGAGTCCTACGACGCCGCCTTCTCCCACCAGGACCGGATGCCGGTCTTCGACGTCCCCGAGGGCCACACCGCCGAAACCTGGCTGAAGGCCGAGGTGTACGCCGGGATGGAACGGCTGTTCCCCGAGGGCATCCCGGACTCCTACCGCGACCGCGCCGACTACGAGCTGGGCGTCATCGCCAGTCAGGGTTACCCCGGTTACTTCCTGGTCACCGCCGACATCTGCAACCATGCACGCGAGATCGGCATCCGGGTCGGCCCCGGCCGAGGAAGTGCCGTCGGGTCGCTGGTGTCCTACGCCACCGGCATCACCACGGTCGACCCGCTGGAGCACGGGCTGCTGTTCGAGCGGTTCCTCAACCCCGAGCGGGTGTCGATGCCCGATATCGACCTCGACTTCGACGACCGTCGCCGCGGCGAGATGATCACCTACGTCGCCGACAAGTACGGCTCCGACAAGATCGCGCAGGTCGTCACGTTCGGAACCATTAAGGCAAAGGCGGCATTGAAGGACGCCGCCCGGATTCTGCACGGCAGCGAGGGTTTCTCGATCGCCGACAAGATCTCCAAGGCCATGCCGCCACCGGTGCTGGGTAAGGACATTCCGCTGGCCGGAATCGTCGACCCGACCCACGATCGTTACACCGAGGCCGTCGAGGTCCGCACCCTGCTGGAGAGCGACCCGCCCTCGAAGAAGATCTTCGAGACCGCTCAGGGGCTCGAAGGCCTGATCCGGCAACCGGGTGTGCACGCCTGCGCCGTGATCATGTCCTCGCAACCGGTCCAGGAGGTCATCCCGATCTGGGCCAGGCCACAGGACGGCGCCATCATCACCGGGTTCGACTATCCCTCGTGTGAGGACATCGGACTGTTGAAGATGGACTTCCTGGGGCTTCGCAACCTCACGGTCATCGGCGACGCCATCGACCTGATCAAGTCCAACCGCAACGTGCACGTCGATCTGGACAACCTGTCGACCGACGACAAGGCGTCCTACGAACTGTTGAGTCGCGGCGACACCCTGGGCGTATTCCAGTTGGACGGCACGGCCATGCGCGAGTTGCTGCGTCGCATGCAGCCCAACAACTTCAACGACATCGCGGCCGTCCTCGCGCTGTACCGGCCCGGACCGATGGGCGTCAACGCCCACAACGACTACGCCGACCGGAAGAACGCCCGGCAGGACATCAAACCCATTCACCCCGAGCTGGCCGAGCCGCTGCGCGAGATCCTCGCCGAGACTTACGGTCTGATCGTCTACCAGGAGCAGATCATGAAGATCGCTCAGAAGGTGGCGAGCTTCACGCCCGGTCAGGCCGACGTGCTTCGTAAGGCCATGGGTAAGAAGAAGAAGGAGGTCCTGGAGGAACAGTTCGCGCTGTTCGAGGCCGGCATGAAGAACAACGGCTTCTCCGGCGACGCGATCAAGACACTGTGGGACACGATTCTGCCGTTCGCCGGCTACGCGTTCAACAAGTCGCACGCCGTCGCCTACGGAATGATCGCGTACTGGACCGCCTACCTCAAGTCCAACTATCCGGCCGAGTACATGGCCGGGCTGCTCACCTCCGTCGGTGACTCCAAGGACAAGATGGCGGTGTACCTCGCCGAGTGCCGCAAGCTGGGCATCCGGGTGTTGTCGCCGGACGTCAACGACTCGCTGGGGTCGTTCGCGGCCGTCGGAGAGGACATCCGGTTCGGTTTGGGCGCCATCCGAAACGTCGGTGGCAACGTGGTCGCCTCAATCGTCTCCCGGCGTGCCGACAAGGGCAAGTACACCGACTTCCAGGACTTCCTGTCCAAGGTGGATGCCGTCGCCTGCAACAAGCGGTCGATCGAGTCGCTGATCAAGGCGGGCGCCTTCGACGGACTGGGCCATCCGCGCCGGGGACTCGCAAGCATTCACGAGCAGGCCATCGACGCGATCATGTCGGTGAAGAAGGAGGAGGCCAAGGGTCAGTTCGACCTGTTCGGCGGCCTCCTGGAAGCCGATGCCTCCACCACTCTGGGCGTTGACTTGACCGTCCCGGACGACGAGTGGGAAAGCCGCGAACTGTTGGCCTTCGAGCGGGACATGCTCGGCCTGTACGTCTCCTCGCACCCGCTGGAGGGCTACGAACGACTGCTGGCGTCTCACGCCGACAAGCCGGTGGCGGCGCTGTTCGGCGACGAGGTGGCCGACCAGGCACAGGTCCAGGTGGCGGGAATCCTGACCTCGGTGGAGAAGCGGGTCACCAAGAAGGGCAAGCTGTGGGGTAAGGCCACTTTGGAGGATCTGGCCGGCGCGATCGAGGTGTGCTTCTTCCCGCAGACCTTCGAGGCGTTCGGAGACCAGCTCGTCCCCGACCTGGTCTGCTGCATCAAGGCCAAGCTCGACAAGAAGGAGGGCAGCCCGCAGCTGATCGCGATGGACCTCAAACCGCTGGACATCTCCAACGCGACCAAGGGCGCGCCCGCGCCGATATCGTTGGCGGTCCAGCTGGCCAAGGTCAACGCCGATCTTGTCGAACAGCTCAAGGAGGTGCTGTCGGTCCACCCGGGTGATGCGCAGGTCCGGGTCAAGCTGACCAGCCCGACGGAGACGGTGACCCTTCAGGTCGGTGACAACTGGCGGGTCAACCCCAACACCTCCCTGTTCGCCGATCTCAAGGTGCTTCTGGGAGCCGACTGCCTACAGTAG
- a CDS encoding alpha-mannosidase: MHDDRKLIEDRLTRVLRERITPAIYSGAIPLTVRVWDAPGEPVPPSEALAQTYRPAAVGDPWGPAWGTSWFEFTGEVPAEWADLPVEAVIDLGFGTSGPGFSAEGLVYRPDGTAVKGLNPRNQWLRVDSRVADGDRVRFFVEAAANPIIAGPVTPLGDKATAGDEPLYRLVTAQLSVFDETVWELVQDLEVLDELMRQLPLDQPRRFEILRALATALDVIDVTDVSGTAAAGREVVAPVLAAPANASAHRLSAVGHAHIDSAWLWPLRETVRKVARTAANTVNLMDDHPEYIFAMSQAQQLAWIAEHRPDVFERVKEKIAAGQFVPVGGMWVESDTNMPGSEAMARQFVHGKRYFLEEFGIDTPEVWLPDSFGYSAALPQLVKLSGSRWFLTQKISWSATNRFPHHSFWWEGIDGTRVFTHFPPIDTYNAEFTGEQVAHAVRNFRDKGGASRSLVPFGHGDGGGGPTREMLARAARLADLEGSATVEIVKPAEFFAAAEAEYPEAPVWVGELYLELHRGTYTSQARTKQGNRRSEHLLREAELWAATAAVRTDFVYPYDALDRLWKVVLLHQFHDILPGSSIAWVHQEAARTYAAVAEELTGIVESAQRALAGEGDRGLIFNAAPHSRSGVSAGGAATRDGAADPVVVTDTEAGDLIVDNGLIRVVVDPAGLITSVYDQVVERETVAPGQVANLLQVHPDLPNYWDAWDVDSFYRNRVTDLVEADSVELSYVSHDKVTVEVTRSFGQSTVTQLISLSAGVGRVDLVTEVDWQETEKFLKAAFPIDIRAEASAAETQFGHLKRPTHTNTSWEAAKFEICAHRFIHLAEPGWGAAVVNDSTYGHDVTRQVRDDGGTTTTVRLSLLRAPRFPDPQTDQGVHRFGYALVPGASILDAVREGYRINLPERVVPGAAPVDPLITVDNDQVVVTAVKLADDRSGDVVVRLYEAIGGRATARLSASTEVVSAVETDLLERESTGVDCELIEGGVALKLRPFQILTLRLRLCNEV; encoded by the coding sequence ATGCATGACGACCGCAAATTGATAGAGGACCGGCTGACTCGCGTGTTGCGGGAGCGGATCACCCCCGCGATCTACTCCGGGGCGATCCCGTTGACGGTTCGGGTGTGGGACGCCCCCGGGGAGCCGGTCCCTCCTTCGGAGGCGCTGGCTCAGACATACCGGCCCGCGGCGGTCGGCGATCCGTGGGGTCCGGCGTGGGGGACCAGTTGGTTTGAGTTCACCGGTGAGGTGCCCGCAGAGTGGGCGGACCTGCCCGTCGAGGCCGTCATCGACTTGGGATTCGGTACCTCCGGGCCAGGATTCTCCGCCGAGGGGCTGGTGTACCGCCCCGACGGCACCGCGGTCAAGGGACTCAACCCACGCAATCAGTGGCTGCGGGTCGATTCGCGGGTCGCCGACGGCGACCGGGTGCGGTTCTTCGTGGAGGCCGCCGCGAATCCGATCATCGCGGGGCCGGTGACTCCGTTGGGGGACAAGGCGACCGCCGGAGACGAGCCCCTCTACCGGCTGGTCACCGCCCAGCTGTCGGTGTTCGACGAGACGGTCTGGGAACTGGTCCAGGATCTGGAGGTCCTCGACGAGCTCATGCGTCAGTTGCCCCTCGATCAACCGCGTCGGTTCGAGATACTGCGTGCCTTGGCGACCGCGTTGGACGTCATCGACGTGACCGACGTGTCGGGTACCGCCGCGGCCGGCCGTGAGGTGGTGGCCCCGGTACTCGCGGCCCCCGCCAACGCGTCGGCCCATCGCCTGTCGGCCGTCGGGCATGCGCACATCGACTCGGCCTGGCTGTGGCCGCTGCGCGAGACGGTGCGCAAGGTCGCCCGCACCGCCGCCAACACGGTCAACCTCATGGACGATCATCCGGAGTACATCTTCGCGATGTCCCAGGCACAGCAGCTCGCCTGGATAGCCGAGCATCGGCCCGACGTGTTCGAGCGGGTCAAGGAGAAGATCGCGGCCGGCCAGTTCGTTCCCGTCGGCGGCATGTGGGTGGAGTCCGACACCAACATGCCCGGGTCGGAGGCGATGGCCCGGCAGTTCGTTCACGGCAAGCGATACTTCTTGGAGGAGTTCGGCATCGACACCCCCGAGGTGTGGCTGCCCGACTCGTTCGGGTACTCGGCGGCACTGCCGCAGCTGGTGAAACTGTCGGGTTCGCGGTGGTTCCTCACCCAGAAGATCTCGTGGTCGGCCACCAACCGGTTCCCGCATCACTCGTTCTGGTGGGAGGGCATCGACGGCACCCGCGTCTTCACCCACTTCCCGCCCATCGACACCTACAACGCCGAGTTCACCGGTGAACAGGTCGCGCATGCGGTCCGCAACTTCCGCGACAAGGGCGGCGCCTCCCGGTCGCTGGTGCCGTTCGGGCACGGTGACGGCGGTGGCGGCCCCACCCGGGAGATGTTGGCGCGCGCGGCGCGACTGGCCGACCTGGAGGGCTCGGCGACCGTGGAGATCGTCAAACCCGCCGAGTTCTTCGCGGCGGCCGAGGCCGAGTACCCGGAGGCGCCGGTGTGGGTGGGAGAGTTGTACCTGGAACTGCACCGTGGCACCTACACCTCGCAGGCGCGTACCAAACAGGGCAATCGCCGCAGTGAACATCTGCTGCGGGAGGCCGAGTTGTGGGCGGCCACCGCGGCGGTGCGCACCGACTTCGTCTACCCCTACGACGCGCTCGACCGGTTGTGGAAGGTCGTTCTGCTGCACCAGTTCCACGACATCCTCCCGGGCTCCTCCATCGCCTGGGTCCATCAGGAGGCGGCGCGCACCTACGCCGCGGTGGCCGAGGAGTTGACCGGCATCGTCGAGTCGGCGCAGCGGGCGCTCGCGGGTGAGGGGGACCGTGGCCTGATCTTCAACGCCGCACCCCACTCCCGGTCCGGTGTGTCGGCCGGAGGGGCCGCGACCCGCGACGGTGCCGCCGATCCGGTGGTGGTCACCGACACCGAGGCCGGCGACCTCATCGTCGATAATGGACTGATTCGCGTCGTGGTCGACCCGGCCGGTCTCATCACCTCGGTGTACGACCAGGTGGTGGAGCGGGAGACCGTCGCGCCCGGGCAGGTCGCCAACCTGCTTCAGGTGCACCCGGATCTGCCGAACTACTGGGACGCCTGGGATGTCGACTCGTTCTACCGCAACCGGGTGACCGACCTGGTCGAGGCGGATTCGGTGGAGCTGAGCTATGTCAGCCACGACAAGGTCACCGTGGAGGTGACCCGATCCTTCGGCCAGTCCACTGTGACCCAGCTGATCAGTCTGTCGGCCGGAGTCGGTCGGGTGGACCTGGTGACCGAGGTGGACTGGCAAGAGACCGAGAAGTTCCTGAAAGCGGCGTTCCCCATCGACATCCGTGCCGAGGCCAGCGCCGCGGAGACCCAATTCGGACATCTCAAGCGCCCCACCCACACCAACACCAGCTGGGAGGCCGCGAAGTTCGAGATCTGCGCGCACCGGTTCATCCACCTGGCCGAACCGGGTTGGGGCGCCGCGGTGGTCAACGACTCCACCTACGGTCACGACGTCACCCGGCAGGTGCGTGACGACGGCGGCACGACCACGACGGTGCGACTGTCGCTGCTGCGTGCGCCCCGGTTCCCCGACCCGCAGACCGATCAGGGCGTCCACCGGTTCGGCTACGCTCTGGTTCCCGGTGCGAGCATCCTCGACGCGGTTCGGGAGGGCTACCGGATCAACCTGCCCGAGCGGGTCGTCCCCGGAGCCGCGCCGGTTGATCCGTTGATCACCGTGGATAACGACCAGGTGGTCGTGACGGCCGTCAAACTCGCCGACGATCGGTCCGGTGACGTGGTCGTTCGGCTCTACGAGGCCATCGGCGGCCGCGCCACCGCCCGGTTGTCGGCCTCGACCGAGGTGGTCTCCGCCGTCGAAACCGATCTGTTGGAGCGGGAGTCCACCGGTGTCGACTGTGAACTCATCGAGGGCGGTGTCGCATTGAAGCTGCGGCCGTTCCAAATCCTCACATTGAGATTGCGGCTGTGCAACGAGGTCTGA